Proteins found in one Verrucomicrobiota bacterium genomic segment:
- a CDS encoding GxxExxY protein: MNTDKGPDLIRPAGDKLLLREETHQILACSFEVLNELGHGLHEKCYENALVVEFALRKIGFAQQRQFEVLYKGHKVGLFIRLPSVSIRVDPWLK; the protein is encoded by the coding sequence ATGAACACGGATAAGGGACCCGATCTAATCAGACCCGCGGGGGACAAATTGCTGCTCCGGGAAGAGACGCACCAAATCCTCGCTTGCTCGTTTGAGGTGCTCAACGAGTTGGGGCACGGCCTCCACGAGAAATGCTATGAAAATGCATTGGTCGTGGAATTCGCCCTTCGCAAGATCGGATTCGCCCAACAGCGTCAGTTTGAGGTCCTTTACAAAGGCCACAAAGTCGGGCTTTTCATCCGCCTCCCATCCGTGTCCATCCGTGTCGATCCGTGGTTAAAATAG